From Solwaraspora sp. WMMD1047, the proteins below share one genomic window:
- a CDS encoding phosphatase PAP2 family protein, which yields MYARSAPPAQPPLAASPARPPLAVPLAALAGFGLLLVLTIGGWAPLDDWDARVSEWFRGYGDQRPDLVAVIRIGTDVAATVPFLIAGLLVSLALAGRRDFRPAFLCAAVTVAVPLLWGLMHWALHHPRPADGFVLVQSNGFPSGHTSNAAAAALVAVLLLWPRCGRAGRAVTVGLAVAFALAVGLTRLALLVHWPADVLGGWLLALVVVPLAARTAHRVVPARISDRSADPRVPAG from the coding sequence GTGTACGCCCGATCGGCCCCACCCGCCCAGCCGCCCCTGGCGGCTTCACCCGCCCGACCGCCGCTGGCGGTTCCGCTGGCCGCGCTCGCCGGGTTCGGCCTGCTGCTGGTCCTGACGATCGGTGGCTGGGCGCCGCTGGACGACTGGGACGCGCGGGTCAGCGAGTGGTTCCGCGGGTACGGCGACCAGCGGCCGGATCTGGTGGCGGTGATCCGGATCGGCACCGACGTCGCCGCCACCGTTCCGTTCCTGATCGCCGGTCTGCTGGTCAGCCTGGCCCTCGCCGGCCGCCGCGACTTCCGGCCGGCCTTCCTCTGCGCGGCCGTCACCGTCGCCGTGCCGCTGCTCTGGGGCCTGATGCACTGGGCGCTGCACCATCCCCGGCCGGCCGACGGGTTCGTGCTGGTGCAGAGCAACGGCTTCCCGAGCGGGCACACCAGCAACGCGGCCGCCGCGGCGCTGGTGGCGGTGCTGCTGCTCTGGCCCCGGTGCGGCCGCGCCGGCCGGGCGGTCACCGTCGGGCTGGCGGTCGCGTTCGCCCTGGCCGTCGGGCTGACCCGGTTGGCGTTGCTGGTGCACTGGCCGGCCGACGTGCTCGGCGGCTGGTTGCTGGCGCTCGTCGTCGTGCCGCTGGCCGCCCGGACGGCCCACCGGGTCGTGCCGGCGCGGATCAGCGACCGGTCCGCGGATCCTCGGGTGCCGGCAGGCTGA
- the gltX gene encoding glutamate--tRNA ligase, whose amino-acid sequence MTVRVRFAPSPTGMFHVGGARSALQNWIYAKQRGGVFVLRVEDTDAARNKPEWTEGILSALDWIGIQRGTYEGPYFQSANAEEHRAATARLHAAGRAYYCDCSREAVQARTGSQYRGYDGFCRDRGLSAAPGRALRFRTPDTGETVVVDLIRGEPTFENRLIEDFVIARGDGSPVFLLANVVDDITMEITHVIRAEEHLPNTPKQQLLWEALGVKPPVWAHVPVVVNEKRQKLSKRRDKVALEAYRDEGYLAAAMRNYLMLLGWAPGGDREIVPWSVIETEFRLEEVNPSSAFFDEKKLRAFNGEYLRALPVDEFVAACGPWLTGTATIAPPPWQPAEFDPVAFAAVAPLAQTRIAVLSEIVPTVDFLFLASPLIDEAAWTKAMKEGSAELLDETIAAFDSLLRWDAETLKASLEEVGAARGLKLGKAQAPVRVAVTGRGVGLPLFESLEVLGRDRTLTRLRAARVRLP is encoded by the coding sequence GTGACGGTACGCGTACGCTTTGCCCCTTCTCCGACTGGAATGTTCCACGTCGGCGGTGCCCGCTCGGCGCTGCAGAACTGGATCTACGCCAAGCAGCGCGGGGGGGTCTTCGTGCTGCGGGTGGAGGACACCGACGCGGCCCGGAACAAACCGGAGTGGACCGAGGGCATCCTCTCGGCGCTGGACTGGATCGGCATCCAGCGCGGCACGTACGAGGGTCCGTACTTCCAGTCCGCGAACGCCGAGGAGCACCGGGCCGCGACCGCCCGACTGCACGCCGCCGGTCGGGCCTACTACTGCGACTGCAGCCGGGAGGCGGTCCAGGCCCGGACCGGGTCGCAGTACCGGGGCTACGACGGCTTCTGCCGGGACCGCGGGCTGTCGGCCGCCCCCGGTCGGGCGCTGCGGTTCCGGACCCCGGACACCGGCGAGACCGTGGTGGTGGACCTGATCCGGGGTGAGCCGACCTTCGAGAACCGCCTGATCGAGGACTTCGTGATCGCCCGCGGCGACGGGTCCCCGGTGTTCCTGCTGGCCAACGTCGTGGACGACATCACGATGGAGATCACCCACGTGATCCGGGCCGAGGAGCACCTGCCCAACACCCCGAAGCAGCAGCTGCTCTGGGAGGCGCTCGGCGTCAAGCCACCGGTCTGGGCACACGTGCCGGTGGTGGTCAACGAGAAGCGGCAGAAGCTGTCCAAGCGCCGGGACAAGGTGGCCCTGGAGGCGTACCGGGACGAGGGCTACCTGGCCGCCGCGATGCGCAACTACCTGATGTTGCTGGGTTGGGCGCCCGGCGGCGACCGGGAGATCGTGCCCTGGTCGGTGATTGAGACCGAGTTCCGGCTGGAGGAGGTCAACCCGTCGTCGGCCTTCTTCGACGAGAAGAAGCTGCGGGCGTTCAACGGCGAGTACCTGCGGGCGCTGCCGGTCGACGAGTTCGTCGCCGCCTGCGGGCCCTGGCTGACCGGTACGGCGACCATCGCGCCACCCCCGTGGCAGCCGGCCGAGTTCGACCCGGTGGCGTTCGCCGCGGTGGCCCCGCTGGCCCAGACCCGGATCGCGGTGCTCAGCGAGATCGTCCCGACCGTCGACTTCCTCTTCCTGGCGTCCCCGCTGATCGACGAGGCCGCCTGGACCAAGGCGATGAAGGAAGGCTCCGCCGAACTGCTCGACGAGACGATCGCGGCCTTCGATTCGCTGCTGCGCTGGGACGCCGAGACCCTGAAGGCCAGCCTGGAGGAGGTCGGCGCCGCCCGTGGCCTGAAGCTGGGCAAGGCGCAGGCGCCGGTGCGGGTCGCGGTGACCGGACGGGGCGTGGGGCTGCCGCTGTTCGAGTCGCTGGAGGTGCTCGGCCGGGACCGGACCCTGACCCGGCTGCGGGCCGCCCGGGTCCGGCTACCCTGA
- a CDS encoding response regulator transcription factor: MNDVRVVVVDDQPAVRAGLVLILSGSPDVRVVGEAGDGEEAVALCRSTRPDVAVLDIRMPRLDGISATRQIVAEGLADVLVLTTFDLDEYVFGALRAGAAGFLLKDTDAAGLIDAVRTVARGDGVIAPAVTRRLISAFAATGPGPSAAHRAALAELTPRERDVLGCLGAGLTNQQIADRLEMAESTTKTHVSRILTKLGLRSRVQAAILAQELSLPAPEDPRTGR; this comes from the coding sequence GTGAACGACGTACGGGTCGTGGTGGTGGACGACCAGCCGGCGGTCCGGGCCGGCCTGGTGCTGATCCTGTCCGGCTCACCGGACGTGCGGGTGGTCGGCGAGGCCGGCGACGGGGAGGAGGCGGTTGCGCTCTGCCGGTCGACGCGGCCCGACGTCGCGGTGCTGGACATCCGGATGCCGCGGCTGGACGGCATCTCGGCGACCCGGCAGATCGTCGCCGAGGGCCTGGCCGACGTGCTGGTGCTCACCACGTTCGACCTTGACGAGTACGTGTTCGGGGCGCTGCGGGCCGGCGCCGCCGGGTTCCTGTTGAAGGACACCGACGCGGCCGGCCTGATCGACGCGGTCCGCACGGTGGCGCGCGGCGACGGGGTCATCGCACCGGCGGTCACCCGGCGACTGATCAGCGCCTTCGCGGCCACCGGCCCCGGCCCCTCGGCGGCGCACCGGGCGGCCCTGGCCGAGCTGACCCCCCGCGAGCGGGACGTGCTGGGCTGCCTCGGGGCGGGCCTGACCAACCAGCAGATCGCGGACCGGCTGGAGATGGCCGAGAGCACCACCAAGACGCACGTGAGCCGGATCCTCACCAAGCTCGGTCTGCGCAGTCGGGTGCAGGCCGCCATCCTGGCCCAGGAGCTCAGCCTGCCGGCACCCGAGGATCCGCGGACCGGTCGCTGA
- a CDS encoding helix-turn-helix domain-containing protein encodes MTAEPDEGELAGTLRRIERAAGALATASVARMDETLPWFRELPADQRSWVMLVAQAGVQSLVGWLRANRPEVLRGPDTADALLDDAPQEISDEVFAAAPRALARSISLQQAVALIKVTIVVVEEQVPHLAEPGEEQLLREVVLKFSREIAFSAARVYARAAESRGAWDARLQALLVDALLRGDSPDVLASRAAALGWADAPPVAVAVGRSPGGEVAAVLHTVYRAARRIGVETIGGVHGDRLVIVLGGAPDPLAATGRMLGGFGAGPVVVGPAVPSLDEATDSARAALAGFRAASAWPTAPRPVAAVDLLPERALAGDSEARRSLRQDVYAALVRSGGELLETLDAFFAAGGVLESAARSLFVHPNTVRYRLRRVADVTGFSPLAPRDAFALRIALAVGRLDPAAPALGGGPANRT; translated from the coding sequence GTGACCGCGGAGCCGGACGAGGGCGAACTGGCCGGCACGCTGCGCCGGATCGAACGGGCCGCCGGTGCGTTGGCCACCGCCAGCGTGGCCCGGATGGACGAGACGCTGCCCTGGTTCCGCGAGCTGCCGGCCGACCAGCGGTCCTGGGTGATGCTTGTCGCCCAGGCGGGCGTCCAGTCCCTGGTGGGGTGGCTGCGGGCGAACCGCCCGGAGGTGTTGCGCGGGCCGGACACCGCCGATGCCCTGCTGGACGACGCACCGCAGGAGATCTCCGACGAGGTGTTCGCGGCGGCTCCCCGGGCGCTGGCCCGGTCGATCAGCCTGCAGCAGGCGGTGGCGCTGATCAAGGTCACGATCGTGGTGGTCGAGGAGCAGGTTCCGCACCTGGCCGAGCCGGGTGAGGAGCAGCTGCTGCGCGAGGTGGTGCTCAAGTTCTCCCGGGAGATCGCCTTCTCGGCCGCCCGGGTGTACGCCCGGGCGGCGGAGTCGCGCGGCGCCTGGGACGCCCGGTTGCAGGCGCTGCTTGTCGACGCGCTGCTGCGCGGCGACTCCCCGGACGTGCTGGCCAGCCGGGCCGCGGCGCTGGGCTGGGCGGACGCCCCGCCGGTGGCGGTGGCGGTCGGCCGCTCCCCCGGCGGCGAGGTGGCCGCCGTCCTGCACACGGTCTATCGGGCCGCCCGCCGGATCGGCGTGGAGACCATCGGCGGGGTGCACGGTGACCGGCTGGTGATCGTGTTGGGCGGAGCGCCGGATCCGCTCGCCGCGACCGGGCGGATGCTCGGCGGATTCGGGGCCGGCCCGGTGGTGGTGGGTCCGGCGGTGCCGAGCCTGGACGAGGCGACCGATTCGGCCCGCGCGGCGCTCGCCGGTTTCCGGGCGGCGTCGGCCTGGCCGACCGCCCCGCGCCCGGTGGCCGCCGTGGATCTGTTGCCGGAGCGGGCGCTGGCCGGTGACTCGGAGGCGCGACGCAGCCTGCGCCAGGACGTGTACGCGGCGCTGGTCCGCTCCGGCGGCGAGCTGCTGGAGACGCTTGACGCGTTCTTCGCCGCCGGTGGCGTGTTGGAGAGCGCGGCCCGGTCGTTGTTCGTGCACCCGAACACGGTGCGGTACCGGCTCCGACGGGTCGCGGATGTGACCGGCTTCTCACCGTTGGCGCCCCGGGACGCGTTCGCGCTGCGGATTGCGCTGGCGGTCGGCCGGCTGGATCCGGCGGCACCGGCGCTCGGCGGCGGCCCGGCCAACCGGACTTGA
- a CDS encoding MFS transporter: MTTFDPTPASLPPPAALAEPTDQVRPRWIALLFSANLGLWMAFFTPIQVLLPQQIESISPGDKEEMLALVTGLGALAAVLANPIAGALSDRTRPRLGGRDFGRRHVWTVVGGLLAALSLVLLAQQRTILGVAVGWVAAQLCLNAMLATLTAAVPDRVPVPQRGGVSGWVGIPQALGLVLGAILVTAVVTGNAAGYVAVAIALLLLSLPFALLTADDPLPRGARARLRPRDLLAGLWVSPRRHPDFAWAWGTRFLVQIGNALGTLYLLYFLQDEVRHADPEGGLLVLILLYTVGMMATAVVAGRRSDRSGRRKIFVIWSGVVMTVAALLLAIWPVWPMAMVAALLLGAGYGIYLAVDAALITQVLPRATDRAKDLGVINIANSAPQVLGPALSAPIVVHLGGYPTLYAVTAVVTLLGAVLVVQIRSVR, from the coding sequence GTGACCACCTTCGACCCGACCCCGGCCTCGCTGCCACCGCCGGCCGCGCTCGCCGAGCCGACCGACCAGGTCCGGCCGCGCTGGATCGCGCTGCTGTTCAGCGCCAACCTCGGGCTCTGGATGGCGTTCTTCACCCCGATCCAGGTGCTGCTTCCGCAGCAGATCGAATCGATCTCGCCGGGCGACAAGGAGGAGATGCTGGCGCTGGTGACCGGCCTCGGCGCGCTGGCGGCGGTGCTGGCCAACCCGATCGCCGGTGCGCTGTCGGACCGGACCCGGCCCCGGCTGGGCGGGCGCGACTTCGGCCGCCGGCACGTCTGGACCGTCGTCGGCGGCCTGCTCGCCGCCCTCTCCCTGGTCCTGCTGGCCCAGCAGCGGACCATCCTCGGGGTCGCGGTCGGCTGGGTGGCCGCCCAACTCTGCCTCAACGCGATGCTGGCCACCCTGACCGCGGCGGTGCCGGACCGGGTGCCGGTGCCGCAGCGCGGCGGGGTCTCCGGCTGGGTGGGCATCCCGCAGGCCCTCGGCCTGGTGCTGGGCGCGATCCTGGTCACCGCCGTGGTGACCGGAAACGCCGCCGGCTACGTCGCGGTGGCGATCGCACTGCTGCTGCTGTCGCTGCCGTTCGCGCTGCTGACCGCCGACGACCCGCTGCCCCGGGGCGCCCGCGCCCGGCTTCGGCCCCGGGACCTGCTGGCCGGGCTCTGGGTCAGCCCGCGCCGGCACCCGGACTTCGCCTGGGCCTGGGGCACCCGCTTCCTGGTCCAGATCGGCAACGCGCTCGGCACCCTCTACCTGCTCTACTTTCTGCAGGACGAGGTCCGGCACGCCGACCCGGAGGGCGGGCTGCTGGTCCTGATCCTGCTCTACACGGTCGGCATGATGGCGACGGCCGTGGTCGCCGGCCGGCGTTCGGACCGGTCCGGCCGGCGCAAGATCTTCGTGATCTGGTCCGGGGTGGTGATGACCGTCGCCGCGCTGCTGCTCGCCATCTGGCCGGTCTGGCCGATGGCGATGGTGGCCGCTCTGCTGCTCGGCGCCGGCTACGGGATCTACCTGGCCGTGGACGCGGCGCTGATCACGCAGGTGCTGCCCCGGGCGACCGACCGGGCCAAGGACCTCGGCGTGATCAACATCGCCAACTCGGCGCCCCAGGTGCTCGGGCCGGCGCTCTCCGCCCCGATCGTGGTGCACCTGGGCGGCTATCCGACCCTGTACGCGGTCACCGCCGTGGTCACCCTGCTCGGCGCCGTCCTGGTCGTCCAGATCCGCTCCGTACGCTGA
- a CDS encoding beta-ketoacyl-ACP synthase III gives MSRLLSVGHYQPSRVVTNDELAELVDTNDEWIRDRVGIATRRIADTETLTDMATAAAGKALANSGLSAADIDLVVVATCTAIDRSPNTACRVAARLGIEAPGAFDLNTACSGFSYALGVVDHALSAGASRNALVIGAEKLSDFTDWTDRSTCIIFGDGAGATVVTATGPDEPSGIGPVVWGSAPEKGDAVRIEGWRPYIAQEGQSVFRWATTMLAPIARQACERAGVAPEEIAAFVPHQANARIIDGIAKRLGIPNAVIAKDVVESGNTSAASVPLALSKLVERREVPSGAPVLLFGFGGGLTYAGQVVRCP, from the coding sequence GTGAGCCGGCTGCTCTCGGTCGGGCACTACCAGCCCTCCCGGGTGGTCACCAACGACGAACTCGCCGAACTGGTCGACACCAACGACGAGTGGATCCGCGACCGGGTCGGCATCGCCACCCGGCGGATCGCCGACACCGAGACCCTCACCGACATGGCCACCGCGGCCGCCGGCAAGGCGCTTGCCAACTCCGGCCTCTCCGCCGCCGACATCGACCTGGTGGTGGTGGCGACCTGCACCGCGATCGACCGCAGCCCGAACACCGCCTGCCGGGTGGCCGCCCGCCTCGGCATCGAGGCGCCCGGCGCCTTCGACCTCAACACCGCCTGCTCCGGCTTCTCGTACGCGTTGGGGGTGGTCGACCACGCGCTCTCCGCGGGCGCCTCCCGCAACGCCCTGGTCATCGGGGCCGAGAAGCTCTCCGACTTCACCGACTGGACCGACCGCTCCACCTGCATCATCTTCGGGGACGGGGCCGGCGCCACGGTGGTCACCGCGACCGGCCCGGACGAGCCGTCCGGGATCGGCCCGGTGGTCTGGGGATCGGCCCCGGAGAAGGGCGACGCGGTACGCATCGAGGGCTGGCGCCCCTACATCGCCCAGGAGGGCCAGTCGGTCTTCCGGTGGGCCACCACCATGCTGGCGCCGATCGCCCGGCAGGCGTGCGAGCGGGCCGGCGTCGCCCCGGAGGAGATCGCGGCGTTCGTGCCGCACCAGGCCAACGCCCGGATCATCGACGGTATCGCCAAGCGGCTCGGCATCCCGAACGCGGTGATCGCCAAGGACGTCGTCGAGTCCGGCAACACCTCGGCGGCGAGCGTGCCGCTGGCCCTCTCCAAGCTCGTCGAGCGGCGCGAGGTGCCGTCCGGCGCGCCGGTTCTGCTGTTCGGCTTCGGCGGCGGGCTCACCTACGCCGGCCAGGTCGTCCGCTGCCCCTGA
- a CDS encoding GH1 family beta-glucosidase yields the protein MNRGPSLDFPAGFTWGAATSAYQIEGAVDADGRGPSIWDTFTHAPGAVADGSTGDVACDHYHRYAEDVDLLAGLGVTAYRFSISWPRIQPTGSGPANPAGLAFYDRLVDALLDRGIDPVATLFHWDLPQPLEDTGGWLSRDTATRFADYAGLVADRLGDRVKLWITLNEPFVHMSFGYGVGSHAPGRALLFDAFPVAHHQMLGHGLAVAALRARTGAPVAITNNYSPVRAFGSAGAQPGDADLAAAAAFHALQNRLFTDPLFGRSYPAELPFDLAVVRDGDLATIAAPLDALGVNYYNPTGVRAPDDPAGPLPFELVPLTGHPTTSFDWPVVPDGLHELLTGLHREYGPALPPIQITENGCSYDDTVGPDGRCHDPDRVAYLDGHLRAVHRAIADGVDVRGYFVWSLLDNFEWAEGFTKRFGLVHVDFDTQRRTPKTSYAWYRDVIAAGRLP from the coding sequence ATGAACCGGGGTCCGTCGCTCGACTTTCCGGCCGGCTTCACCTGGGGCGCGGCCACCTCGGCGTACCAGATCGAGGGGGCCGTCGACGCGGACGGCCGCGGCCCGTCGATCTGGGACACCTTCACCCACGCCCCGGGCGCGGTCGCCGACGGCAGCACCGGCGACGTCGCCTGCGACCACTACCACCGGTACGCCGAGGACGTCGACCTGCTGGCCGGGCTCGGCGTCACCGCGTACCGGTTCTCGATCAGCTGGCCCCGGATCCAGCCGACCGGCAGCGGCCCCGCCAACCCGGCCGGGCTGGCGTTCTACGACCGGCTGGTGGACGCCCTGCTCGACCGGGGCATCGACCCGGTCGCCACGCTCTTCCACTGGGACCTGCCGCAACCGCTGGAGGACACCGGCGGCTGGCTGTCCCGGGACACCGCGACCCGGTTCGCCGACTACGCCGGGCTGGTCGCCGACCGCCTCGGCGACCGGGTGAAGCTCTGGATCACCCTCAACGAGCCGTTCGTGCACATGAGCTTCGGGTACGGCGTCGGCAGCCACGCCCCCGGCCGGGCGCTGCTCTTCGACGCCTTCCCGGTGGCCCACCACCAGATGCTCGGGCACGGGCTGGCCGTCGCCGCGCTGCGCGCCCGCACCGGCGCCCCGGTCGCCATCACCAACAACTACTCCCCGGTGCGGGCGTTCGGGTCGGCCGGCGCCCAACCGGGCGACGCCGACCTGGCCGCCGCGGCGGCCTTCCACGCACTGCAGAACCGGCTCTTCACCGACCCGCTCTTCGGCCGCAGCTACCCGGCCGAGCTGCCGTTCGACCTGGCCGTGGTCCGCGACGGCGACCTGGCCACGATCGCCGCGCCGCTGGACGCGCTCGGCGTCAACTACTACAACCCCACCGGGGTACGGGCACCGGACGACCCGGCCGGGCCGCTGCCGTTCGAGCTGGTGCCGCTGACCGGCCACCCGACCACCAGCTTCGACTGGCCGGTCGTCCCCGACGGCCTGCACGAGCTGCTCACCGGCCTGCACCGCGAGTACGGCCCGGCGCTGCCGCCGATCCAGATCACCGAGAACGGCTGCAGCTACGACGACACGGTCGGCCCGGACGGCCGCTGCCACGACCCGGACCGGGTGGCGTACCTGGACGGGCACCTGCGGGCCGTGCACCGGGCGATCGCGGACGGCGTGGACGTGCGGGGCTACTTCGTCTGGTCGCTGCTGGACAACTTCGAGTGGGCCGAGGGGTTCACCAAACGGTTCGGCCTGGTGCACGTCGACTTCGACACCCAGCGCCGGACCCCGAAAACCTCGTACGCCTGGTACCGGGACGTGATCGCCGCCGGCCGGCTGCCGTGA
- a CDS encoding copper resistance CopC family protein, translating into MLSVFALASPAAAHNAFTGSNPKDGAKLAEPPRRIQLNFLSRLKPEDTTVTVTGPDEVPAAGGKPTFDGSRVTVPFKPGAAGVYIVQYRTLSSDGHTISGEIQFTMTTGTAPTPAPTSAAAPTPTPAAPTAAPSAEPAPLDRASDADPTAWWPWLVVAVLALAALAGGVFLVRRRRTG; encoded by the coding sequence ATGCTCTCCGTGTTCGCGTTGGCTTCGCCAGCCGCCGCCCACAACGCGTTCACGGGCAGCAACCCCAAGGACGGGGCCAAACTGGCGGAGCCACCACGCCGGATCCAGCTGAACTTCCTGTCCCGCCTGAAGCCCGAGGACACCACGGTGACCGTGACCGGTCCCGACGAGGTCCCGGCGGCCGGCGGGAAGCCGACCTTCGACGGGTCGCGGGTCACGGTGCCGTTCAAGCCGGGTGCCGCCGGTGTCTACATCGTCCAGTACCGGACGCTCTCCTCGGACGGCCACACCATCTCCGGGGAGATCCAGTTCACGATGACCACCGGCACCGCACCGACGCCGGCACCGACCTCGGCCGCCGCCCCGACCCCGACCCCGGCCGCCCCGACCGCCGCGCCGTCGGCCGAGCCGGCACCGTTGGACCGGGCCAGCGACGCCGATCCGACCGCCTGGTGGCCCTGGCTGGTGGTCGCGGTCCTGGCCCTGGCGGCGCTGGCCGGCGGAGTGTTCCTGGTCCGCCGCCGACGGACCGGCTGA
- a CDS encoding SLC13 family permease, with the protein MSCDTGPAESGVRTARPPGRRWRAPRPGWPDLLPIALLALAAGLLATGLLPTERAAAALWRTAPLLIFLVAVLVLAELAARAEVFDVLAVRMAIAGRGSYPALFALSVGLAAVTTMILNLDTTAVLLTPVMLAVAVRAGIATLPLAMTTVWLANTASLLLPISNLTNLLAADRVDLSPLGFAERMAVPQAAALLATAGCLWIFYWRRGLRDERRYAPPTRHRPRDPVLFRVAAVTCGCFAAGVLAGVPIEIVAVAAALALVAAFAARDRAGLRGGLVSWRLLGSVTGLFLVVEAISRHGLLTEMAKLIGPDGGPAGIWRAAATGAGLSNLVNNLPAYLAGEAVVPAGNHDQLLGLLIGTNVGPLVLPWASLATLLWLQRCRAAGVRIHWPRFVATGAVTAVVVLSAAVGALLATG; encoded by the coding sequence ATGAGTTGCGACACCGGCCCGGCGGAATCCGGCGTACGCACCGCGCGGCCGCCCGGCCGCAGGTGGCGGGCACCCCGGCCGGGCTGGCCGGACCTGCTCCCCATCGCGCTGCTGGCGCTCGCCGCCGGGCTGCTGGCGACCGGGCTGCTGCCGACCGAGCGGGCGGCGGCCGCCCTCTGGCGTACCGCGCCGTTGTTGATCTTCTTGGTGGCGGTGCTGGTGCTGGCCGAGCTGGCGGCCCGGGCCGAGGTCTTCGACGTGCTGGCGGTCCGGATGGCCATCGCCGGCCGGGGCAGCTACCCGGCGCTCTTCGCGCTCAGCGTCGGCCTCGCCGCGGTCACCACCATGATCCTCAACCTGGACACCACCGCTGTCCTGCTGACCCCGGTGATGCTTGCCGTCGCGGTCCGGGCCGGCATCGCCACCCTGCCGCTGGCGATGACGACCGTCTGGCTGGCGAACACCGCGAGCCTGCTGCTGCCCATCTCCAACCTGACGAACCTGCTGGCCGCCGACCGGGTGGACCTGAGCCCGCTGGGGTTCGCGGAGCGGATGGCGGTGCCGCAGGCGGCGGCGCTGCTGGCCACCGCCGGCTGCCTGTGGATCTTCTACTGGCGGCGAGGGCTGCGGGACGAGCGGCGGTACGCGCCGCCGACCCGGCACCGTCCCCGCGATCCGGTGCTGTTCCGGGTCGCGGCGGTCACCTGCGGCTGCTTCGCCGCCGGGGTGCTCGCCGGGGTGCCGATCGAGATCGTCGCGGTGGCCGCCGCGCTGGCGCTGGTGGCCGCGTTCGCCGCCCGGGACCGGGCCGGGCTGCGCGGCGGCCTGGTCTCCTGGCGGCTGCTCGGGTCGGTGACCGGGCTCTTCCTCGTGGTGGAGGCGATCAGCCGGCACGGACTGCTGACCGAAATGGCGAAGCTGATCGGCCCGGACGGCGGCCCGGCGGGGATCTGGCGGGCGGCGGCCACCGGGGCCGGGCTGTCGAACCTGGTGAACAACCTGCCGGCCTACCTGGCCGGCGAGGCGGTCGTCCCGGCCGGCAACCACGATCAGCTCCTCGGCCTGCTGATCGGCACGAACGTCGGCCCGCTGGTGCTGCCCTGGGCGTCGCTGGCGACGCTGCTCTGGCTGCAACGCTGCCGGGCCGCCGGGGTACGGATCCACTGGCCCCGGTTCGTCGCCACCGGCGCGGTGACCGCCGTCGTGGTCCTGTCGGCCGCCGTCGGTGCGCTGCTGGCCACCGGCTGA
- a CDS encoding histidine kinase, protein MTGSAAVLTRLGLDRGSLRRDLAIATGYLVGGLVLYSMGFHRQITAAPDHLPERLLLVTLGVGCVAVALRRVATRTGLALGTAATLADLLFGGSLGTLLVYSQVLYDSCVFGSRRMWRGLLVVTVALTPAAALLGVLVFWSWQGAQFGVLVALIGVLPVVTGISVRQYRDQAAAERLRAEQTARLAELDQRQAVAAERTRMARELHDVIANHLSAVAIHATAALSVASLDREQVNQALRVIRENSVQGLAEMRQMIGLLREPAEPDSTDKAGAGDRGGAATAGAAGGAGATGPPAGDGPIRFRLVEVDRLVEKARGTGLALRLETLGRVRPLPVSVDLAAYRIVQESLTNAVKHGAGRATLTIDYRPDLVRLVVENPLPDATAVPGAESLPGARVGLIGMRERAVLLRGRFEAGPLDGHWRVHAELPTVEEKP, encoded by the coding sequence ATGACCGGGAGCGCGGCGGTGCTGACGCGGCTGGGGCTGGATCGCGGCTCGCTGCGCCGGGACCTGGCGATCGCGACCGGCTATCTGGTCGGCGGCCTGGTGCTCTACAGCATGGGCTTCCACCGGCAGATCACCGCCGCACCCGACCATCTGCCCGAACGGCTCCTGCTGGTCACCCTCGGGGTCGGCTGTGTGGCGGTGGCGCTGCGCCGGGTCGCCACCCGGACCGGGCTGGCCCTGGGCACCGCGGCCACCCTGGCCGACCTGCTGTTCGGTGGCTCGCTCGGCACCCTGCTCGTCTACAGCCAGGTCCTCTACGACTCCTGCGTCTTCGGTTCGCGGCGGATGTGGCGGGGCCTGCTGGTGGTGACCGTGGCGTTGACCCCGGCCGCCGCCCTGCTCGGCGTCCTGGTCTTCTGGTCGTGGCAGGGTGCCCAGTTCGGGGTCCTGGTGGCGCTGATCGGTGTGCTGCCGGTGGTCACCGGGATCAGCGTGCGGCAGTACCGCGACCAGGCCGCCGCGGAGCGGCTCCGCGCCGAGCAGACCGCCCGGCTGGCCGAGCTCGACCAGCGGCAGGCGGTGGCCGCCGAGCGGACCAGGATGGCCCGGGAACTGCACGACGTGATCGCCAACCACCTGAGCGCGGTGGCGATCCACGCGACGGCGGCGCTCTCGGTGGCGAGCCTGGACCGGGAGCAGGTGAATCAGGCGTTACGGGTGATCCGGGAGAACAGCGTGCAGGGGTTGGCCGAGATGCGCCAGATGATCGGCCTGCTCCGGGAGCCGGCCGAGCCGGACAGCACCGACAAGGCGGGCGCCGGAGACCGGGGCGGCGCCGCGACCGCCGGGGCGGCGGGGGGTGCCGGTGCGACCGGGCCGCCGGCCGGCGACGGACCCATCCGGTTCCGGCTGGTCGAGGTGGACCGGTTGGTGGAGAAGGCCCGCGGCACCGGGCTGGCGTTGCGGCTGGAGACCCTCGGCCGGGTCCGCCCGCTGCCGGTCAGCGTCGACCTGGCCGCGTACCGGATCGTGCAGGAGTCGCTGACCAACGCCGTCAAACACGGGGCCGGCCGGGCGACCCTGACCATCGACTACCGGCCGGACCTGGTCCGGTTGGTGGTCGAGAACCCGTTGCCCGACGCCACCGCGGTGCCGGGCGCCGAGTCGCTGCCGGGCGCCCGGGTCGGCCTGATCGGGATGCGGGAACGTGCCGTCCTGCTGCGGGGCCGGTTCGAGGCCGGCCCGCTCGACGGCCACTGGCGGGTACACGCGGAGCTGCCCACCGTCGAGGAGAAGCCGTGA